Proteins from one Bombyx mori chromosome 1, ASM3026992v2 genomic window:
- the LOC101736297 gene encoding uncharacterized protein LOC101736297, which translates to MDFGDYVSSVPIKDCVVGQEYWIDVTHVNNPHSFFVRLIDFRMDIDILEECGKAVEDSEVTIGRVVIYLSGTLRKHVRGLVYFIHWHNVMKCDLKAIDYGCTDIGVPTSKIYKPKTPSKMVPLAIHCKLANCVPLNTDIWEAKTTEAMLTYIGKERTKMIVKNKMYNQLSVDLINSCPDDIATMLAYTNYSSLSFGNEISISRLRAPMPQLIEPEFKCLNLHIDEVLHVRVQSGKTLDSFFVARTYDFKQYSLDHSDFTAYCKSKRVIVDKEIEVGNLVAYKSLSGTAYERAVILELIKPGNKLRLQKIDWGDIVTATQMELKPITCDMYINKPAMAIYCSTGKSVIWDNGLHKFLYPGFEFMIKIKELGDGFNKPNVVDVFPVNT; encoded by the coding sequence ATGGATTTTGGTGATTACGTTTCATCTGTCCCTATTAAAGATTGTGTCGTAGGACAGGAATACTGGATAGATGTCACTCACGTAAATAATCCGCATAGTTTTTTTGTTCGCTTGATCGACTTTAGAATGGACATAGATATTCTTGAAGAATGTGGAAAGGCTGTTGAAGACTCTGAAGTAACTATAGGCAGAGTGGTCATCTATCTATCAGGGACTTTAAGGAAACATGTGAGAGGGCTGGTTTACTTTATTCATTGGCATAATGTTATGAAATGCGACTTAAAGGCCATTGATTATGGATGTACCGACATTGGTGTACCAACATCAAAAATCTATAAACCAAAAACACCAAGTAAAATGGTACCTTTGGCTATACATTGCAAGCTAGCAAACTGTGTACCTTTAAATACCGATATTTGGGAGGCTAAAACAACTGAAGCTATGCTGACTTATATTGGCAAAGAACGAACAAAAATGATTGTCAAGAATAAAATGTATAACCAGCTTTCTGTAGACTTGATTAACTCTTGCCCTGATGACATAGCAACAATGTTGGCTTACACCAATTATTCATCACTGAGCTTTGGAAATGAGATAAGTATCAGCAGGCTCAGGGCTCCAATGCCACAACTTATCGAACCAGAATTCAAGTGCCTGAATTTGCATATTGATGAAGTTCTACATGTCCGTGTCCAATCAGGAAAAACACTTGATAGCTTCTTTGTTGCCAGAACTTatgattttaaacaatattccTTGGATCACAGTGACTTTACAGCTTACTGTAAAAGTAAAAGAGTGATAGTAGACAAGGAAATAGAGGTTGGAAATTTAGTTGCCTATAAATCTTTGAGTGGAACTGCATATGAGCGAGCAGTTATTTTGGAATTAATTAAGCCTGGAAATAAATTACGTTTACAGAAAATAGATTGGGGCGATATTGTTACTGCTACACAAATGGAACTAAAGCCAATTACATGTGATATGTATATCAACAAACCAGCAATGGCCATATATTGTTCAACTGGCAAGAGCGTAATCTGGGATAATGGCTTGCATAAATTCTTGTATCCAGGCTTTGAATTTATGATCAAAATTAAGGAGCTTGGGGACGGCTTTAATAAACCAAATGTAGTTGATGTCtttccagtaaacacttaa